The proteins below come from a single bacterium genomic window:
- a CDS encoding alkaline phosphatase family protein produces the protein MTETATLRIPDYSGGSLPNLVAELEWRLTGSAPFDRLHPHLSDRIPDAASYVLMMIDGLGDHQLDHPRAWSLATARQGTLDAPFPTTTTVSLATVASGLPPSRHGVIGHFMLLEGHPYPVNVLRWVDSTGRPVPVRRHTIPSPNLWERLAAAGIEPITVQSRGYSGTPLTRVLYRGCRFEGVDSMFDFVQAVLDLARIPGRLVFAYFPDVDISAHVHGFGSEAYADALSQAADAWERLSALLPPRVRMVGTADHGLVTIEKPGKHRIRRRHHPDLVLYGDPRSLYVRGAADRIEALGAEVPATWYPARQMESWWGPLGDPAEDAARQARPDGAFLAGTGRVLLPGHMDRRMVGYHGGLDPREVRIPLLVAAA, from the coding sequence GTGACCGAGACCGCCACGCTCCGGATCCCGGACTACTCGGGAGGATCCCTGCCCAACCTCGTCGCCGAGCTGGAATGGCGGCTGACCGGGTCGGCGCCCTTCGATCGGCTCCATCCCCACCTGTCCGACCGGATCCCCGATGCGGCCAGCTACGTGCTGATGATGATCGACGGGCTCGGCGACCACCAGCTCGACCACCCACGGGCCTGGTCCCTGGCGACGGCCCGGCAGGGAACGCTGGACGCCCCCTTCCCGACCACCACCACGGTCAGCCTCGCCACCGTGGCGAGCGGGCTCCCTCCGAGCCGGCATGGCGTGATCGGGCACTTCATGCTGCTGGAAGGCCACCCTTATCCGGTCAACGTGCTCCGGTGGGTGGACAGCACCGGCCGTCCCGTCCCCGTCCGGCGCCACACCATTCCGAGCCCCAACCTGTGGGAGCGGCTGGCGGCCGCCGGCATCGAGCCCATCACCGTGCAGTCACGCGGCTACTCGGGTACTCCCCTTACCCGCGTCCTGTACCGGGGCTGCCGCTTCGAAGGAGTCGACAGCATGTTCGATTTCGTCCAGGCGGTGCTTGACCTGGCCCGGATTCCCGGGCGCCTGGTGTTCGCCTACTTCCCTGACGTGGACATCTCGGCCCACGTCCACGGGTTCGGCAGCGAGGCCTACGCAGATGCCCTCTCGCAGGCAGCCGACGCATGGGAGCGCCTCTCCGCCCTGCTTCCTCCCCGAGTCCGGATGGTGGGCACGGCGGATCACGGGCTGGTCACCATCGAGAAGCCCGGCAAGCACCGGATCCGGAGGCGTCACCATCCTGACCTGGTGCTTTACGGCGATCCTCGCTCGCTCTACGTCCGGGGCGCCGCCGATCGGATCGAGGCCCTGGGAGCCGAGGTACCGGCGACCTGGTACCCGGCGAGGCAGATGGAATCCTGGTGGGGGCCGCTCGGTGATCCGGCGGAGGATGCGGCCCGGCAGGCGAGGCCGGACGGCGCCTTCCTGGCCGGCACCGGCCGGGTGCTGCTTCCCGGCCACATGGACCGGCGCATGGTGGGATATCACGGCGGCCTGGACCCCCGCGAGGTCAGGATCCCCCTGCTGGTGGCCGCCGCCTAG
- a CDS encoding polysaccharide deacetylase family protein, protein TAPASVTTAPASVTTAPASVTTAPAVAEATEAEAQPPVPEPVVEDLEVVVEPEPVTEAAAVPAESEAATDVEATPEESGPDTEATPASAAVDATEPEDPAPAPTGMPIEFPPGVNLITISGTVAPGERRAYVFDALADVQYTFTLGAPAGVWLNAGLGEDVAGLPGERPRRASLVLPASATRLLEVVSTAEQPADYEITATVRSLDLGPPSGPVIYLTFDDGPHPVHTAEVLDLLRRYGARATFFVVGRMVERFPHLFNRILLEGHTVANHTWNHENLTKLSGEAIDRTLERTQEILGANATTCMRPPYGALDDLARQRAEEHGLDVIMWSASANDWLDLTPDTIAGRIVAGAVDGGVILMHDGGGDRSRTVRGLDLALRQVSDQGMRFEPICTR, encoded by the coding sequence CGACCGCTCCGGCTTCCGTTACGACCGCTCCGGCTTCCGTTACGACCGCTCCGGCTTCCGTTACGACCGCTCCGGCCGTCGCTGAGGCGACCGAAGCGGAGGCGCAACCGCCGGTGCCCGAGCCGGTCGTCGAGGACTTGGAGGTGGTGGTCGAGCCCGAGCCGGTCACCGAGGCCGCGGCGGTGCCTGCGGAGTCCGAGGCCGCCACCGACGTCGAGGCCACGCCCGAGGAATCCGGGCCCGACACCGAGGCCACGCCCGCGTCCGCGGCGGTGGACGCGACCGAACCCGAGGATCCGGCGCCGGCGCCGACCGGCATGCCCATCGAGTTCCCCCCCGGCGTGAACCTGATCACCATCTCCGGTACGGTCGCTCCGGGTGAGCGCCGGGCATACGTGTTCGATGCGCTGGCCGACGTCCAGTACACGTTCACGCTCGGAGCGCCCGCCGGCGTGTGGCTGAACGCCGGGCTGGGCGAGGACGTGGCCGGCCTGCCGGGAGAGCGGCCGAGACGAGCATCTCTCGTCCTTCCGGCGAGCGCGACCCGGCTGCTGGAGGTGGTCTCGACTGCCGAGCAGCCGGCCGACTACGAGATAACCGCCACGGTCCGCTCCCTCGACCTCGGTCCGCCCTCCGGTCCGGTGATCTACCTGACCTTCGACGACGGGCCCCATCCGGTGCACACCGCCGAGGTGCTCGACCTGCTGCGGCGGTACGGGGCACGAGCCACCTTCTTCGTGGTCGGGAGGATGGTCGAGCGCTTCCCTCACCTGTTCAACAGGATCCTGCTCGAGGGCCACACGGTGGCCAACCACACCTGGAACCACGAGAACCTGACCAAGCTGTCCGGCGAGGCCATTGACCGGACTCTCGAGCGGACCCAGGAGATCCTTGGCGCCAACGCCACCACCTGCATGCGCCCTCCCTACGGGGCGCTTGACGACCTTGCCCGGCAGAGAGCCGAGGAGCACGGCCTGGACGTGATCATGTGGAGCGCCAGCGCAAATGACTGGCTCGACCTGACCCCGGACACGATCGCCGGACGGATCGTGGCGGGCGCGGTCGATGGCGGGGTCATCCTCATGCACGACGGGGGCGGCGACCGTTCCCGCACCGTGCGGGGCCTGGACCTGGCCCTCCGGCAGGTGTCGGATCAAGGGATGCGCTTCGAGCCCATCTGCACCCGGTAG
- a CDS encoding quinone oxidoreductase: protein MRAIVISEVGGPEVLELVETDDPVPGPNDAVVEVAAAGLNFIDTYHRSGLYPVELPFTPGLEGAGTVASVGRDVTEVAVGDRVAWGTAAGAYAERARVPADQLVPVPEGVSADQAAAVLLQGLTAHYLAVDTYPLEPGSACLIHAGAGGVGLLLTQIAKRLGATVYTTVGTEAKAKLSRAAGADHVIVYTQEDFAQRVEEIGGARPLDVVYDGVGKATVPAGLGLLRPFGLMAAFGNASGAVDPINPLDLTANGSIFFTRPTLFHHVATRQALLARCEDLFAWVEDGMDIRIGARYPLESVADAHRALEGRATTGKVLIEP from the coding sequence ATGCGGGCCATCGTGATATCCGAGGTGGGCGGTCCCGAAGTGCTGGAGCTGGTGGAGACCGACGACCCCGTCCCGGGCCCGAACGATGCCGTGGTCGAGGTCGCTGCGGCCGGGTTGAACTTCATCGATACGTATCACCGCAGCGGGCTCTATCCCGTCGAGCTTCCGTTCACTCCCGGTCTCGAAGGCGCCGGTACGGTTGCCTCGGTCGGTCGGGACGTCACCGAGGTGGCGGTGGGAGACCGGGTGGCGTGGGGAACCGCCGCGGGCGCGTACGCGGAACGAGCCAGGGTGCCCGCCGATCAGCTGGTGCCGGTCCCGGAGGGCGTGTCGGCGGACCAGGCCGCGGCGGTCTTGCTCCAGGGTCTCACCGCTCATTACCTGGCGGTCGACACCTACCCCCTCGAGCCCGGATCTGCCTGCCTCATCCATGCCGGTGCCGGCGGGGTCGGGCTGCTGCTCACCCAGATCGCCAAGCGGCTCGGCGCCACTGTCTACACCACGGTGGGAACCGAGGCCAAGGCGAAGCTGTCCAGGGCGGCGGGCGCCGACCACGTGATCGTGTACACGCAGGAAGACTTCGCGCAACGCGTGGAGGAGATAGGCGGCGCCAGGCCGCTGGATGTCGTCTATGACGGCGTCGGGAAGGCGACGGTCCCTGCAGGGCTGGGTCTGCTCCGACCGTTCGGGCTGATGGCGGCGTTCGGCAACGCCTCCGGCGCGGTGGATCCCATCAACCCGCTCGATCTCACCGCCAACGGTTCGATCTTCTTCACCCGGCCGACCCTGTTCCATCATGTAGCCACCCGCCAAGCCCTGCTGGCTCGGTGCGAGGACCTCTTCGCCTGGGTGGAGGATGGGATGGACATCAGGATCGGCGCGCGGTACCCGCTCGAATCGGTCGCCGACGCCCACCGGGCGCTCGAAGGGCGCGCCACCACCGGCAAGGTACTCATCGAGCCATGA
- a CDS encoding glycosyltransferase family 4 protein: MRVLLITNDYPPRPGGIQQYLSNLVRCSSACIRVLAPAHPEAPEEDHVVRSGWKFMWPTPRVREWIAGQIGELEPDVLLFGAPHPLAQLGPRLSRTFGLPYVVMAHGAEVTLPGAVPGLRQLLGRTFRRASLVLTVSRYTARRVERMGAARTTVLGAGVDLDIFSPGASTPGRDRPVIGCISRLVPRKGHLRVLAAAERLSAAGTPVSVLLAGQGRLEGRLRNRAARATVPVEIVTDAAWEELPDLYRSCDVFVMPARSRWLGLEVEGLGIVYLEASASGLPVIAGTSGGAPETVVPGVTGYVAVTTSQIVEGVGLALERRREMGAAARARAEQHFSWESVVGRLDAALRRAVDGP; the protein is encoded by the coding sequence ATGCGGGTGCTGCTCATCACCAACGACTATCCGCCCCGGCCGGGAGGGATCCAGCAGTACCTGTCCAATCTGGTCAGGTGCTCCTCAGCCTGTATCCGGGTCCTCGCCCCGGCTCACCCGGAGGCGCCCGAAGAGGACCACGTGGTCCGATCCGGCTGGAAGTTCATGTGGCCCACCCCTCGGGTACGGGAGTGGATCGCCGGGCAGATCGGGGAGCTCGAGCCTGACGTCCTGCTGTTCGGCGCCCCCCATCCGCTCGCGCAGCTCGGTCCTCGCCTCAGCCGGACGTTCGGGCTTCCCTACGTGGTGATGGCGCACGGTGCGGAGGTGACTTTGCCGGGTGCCGTACCGGGTCTCCGACAGCTTCTCGGCCGGACGTTTCGCCGCGCCTCCCTGGTGTTGACGGTCTCCCGGTACACGGCGCGCCGGGTGGAGCGGATGGGCGCCGCCCGGACCACGGTGCTGGGGGCGGGAGTGGACCTCGACATCTTCAGTCCGGGCGCCTCCACGCCTGGCCGTGACCGGCCCGTGATCGGGTGCATATCGCGTCTGGTGCCTCGCAAGGGCCATCTGCGGGTGCTGGCGGCCGCCGAGCGGCTCAGCGCCGCCGGTACCCCCGTGTCGGTGCTTCTGGCCGGTCAGGGCCGGCTGGAGGGCCGGCTCCGCAACCGCGCCGCCCGGGCCACGGTTCCGGTCGAGATCGTGACCGATGCCGCCTGGGAGGAGCTTCCCGATCTCTACCGGTCCTGCGACGTGTTCGTGATGCCGGCCCGATCCCGGTGGCTCGGCTTGGAGGTCGAAGGCCTGGGCATCGTCTACCTGGAGGCCTCCGCCTCCGGGCTCCCCGTGATCGCCGGTACGTCGGGCGGTGCTCCCGAGACCGTGGTGCCCGGAGTGACCGGTTACGTGGCCGTCACCACCAGCCAGATCGTCGAAGGAGTCGGATTGGCCCTCGAGCGGCGTCGGGAGATGGGGGCGGCGGCCCGCGCCCGCGCCGAGCAGCACTTCTCGTGGGAGTCGGTGGTCGGGCGTCTCGATGCCGCCCTTCGCCGGGCAGTGGACGGCCCCTGA
- a CDS encoding HigA family addiction module antitoxin — MLKRAVHPGLVLKDELRERNITPTALARQIDVPPNRIGQIIAGKRSVTGDTALRLGRWFGTDPQFWLNLQAHYDLVMADRKAGEAIRQLPTAAQAV; from the coding sequence ATGTTGAAACGGGCTGTCCATCCTGGACTGGTACTCAAGGACGAACTCAGGGAGAGGAACATCACCCCGACTGCCCTGGCGCGTCAGATCGATGTGCCGCCCAATCGGATCGGACAGATCATTGCCGGCAAGCGTTCGGTCACGGGCGACACCGCGCTAAGACTCGGGCGCTGGTTCGGTACGGACCCCCAGTTCTGGCTCAACCTGCAGGCGCACTACGACCTGGTCATGGCCGACCGCAAGGCGGGCGAGGCCATCCGTCAGCTTCCGACCGCGGCGCAAGCTGTATGA
- a CDS encoding plasmid maintenance system killer protein, protein MILGYACKKTEAFARGEFVAAFQGFEDQAAKRLATLNAAGSLQDLRAIRSNRQWCICFIWFEAKGPTNVEIVDYH, encoded by the coding sequence GATACGCATGCAAGAAGACCGAAGCGTTTGCCCGGGGCGAGTTCGTAGCTGCGTTCCAGGGATTCGAGGATCAGGCAGCCAAGCGGCTTGCGACTCTCAACGCGGCCGGGTCCCTTCAGGACTTGAGGGCCATCCGAAGCAACCGGCAATGGTGTATCTGCTTCATCTGGTTTGAGGCCAAGGGACCGACGAATGTGGAAATAGTCGACTATCACTGA